The DNA window attatatataaaaatgacaaaagccACAGCTTGAGTTAAACTCAAGTTGGGCCTCGAGCTAACGCTGCAGCGAGGGGGATGTTTGCACGACCATGacggggtgtgactgcagctcgTGTAGACACACCCGAGTCAGCTTTAATCTAGCCAGCTCAGGTACCTGAgcaatggagctgcagcagcGTGTGCTTCAGGCTGGGCTGTAGCAGCCCAGCTGGAACCCGGTGAACTTACTTGCATGGCTAGTCACAGCTGAAGCGAGCCCTGCCGCAGCGCTAATGCTCCAGTACTTGGTCGCTAGAATAAAGCTCGCTGGGGACTGTCTACACCAGCTGAAATCACATCCCATGATTGCAGGGTAGACTGACCCAAAAACAAGCCCATAAACTCAACCCCAAATGTGCAaactgtggcaaattgctggtacGATTGtgatgggtcccgcgcttcctctccttgggggtggggttcagggcgcagtttcctgcccctgaactagggtatctactgtcccactagtaacccagagaagggtagtgaaGAGGGAGGGACCCATGCCCGCCCTCTagtccgggtcccagcccaggggtagtggtaaaccacttgaactagtgcttccttcccctgggctacttccctctcctgctcttcagcttgtggggcttcctgccccctctctttgcacaagccgggtgtctctttacctaaggtcttggtcttctagccagccatgacacttctccaaactctcctctacttcaactcctccaaactgcactctgctccaactcctttctctggctgattgaagcaggggttttttatcaggtgactagcttcaggtgctctaattggcgtCAGGTGCTtgtaattaatctatagaaacatTTCTTCCCTCTatagggaataaggcttctcctcatcctgggacttacatatctctcctagatcactctcctgctgccttctggccatgctgtatcacaaaacTTAATGAGACAGGTCTGGAAAAAATTATGAgaatggcttaaaaatcatgagatatcAACACATTTACTGGCATTTTTTTCTCAGAGCCTctttcacctctttgtttctcaggctgtataTGAAGGGATTTGCCATAGGAGTCAGAACTGTGTAGAagacagagaacactttgttGAGGTCTCTGAGTGTGTTGCTTTTTGGTAGCAGATACACAATGATCAGGgtcccatagaaaattgtcaccacaatgaggtgagaggagcaggtagaaaaggccttttgcctcccggaggtggaagggattctcaggatggtggagatgatacACACGTAGGATATCCCAGTTAAAGCAAACGGGGGCAGGGTGAATAAAGCAGACAGAATGGTAATTAAAAGTTCCAGGTGGTAGATGTCATTGCAGTAGAGATTTATTATTTCTGTAaattcacagaagaaatgatcGATTTCATTGGGACCGCACAAAGTCAATTGTAAAATCATACCCATTACTATGGAACTAGCCAGTAACCCATTTATCCAAGACCCAGCCGCTAACTGGAGGCAGAAACTGCCATTCATAAGA is part of the Eretmochelys imbricata isolate rEreImb1 chromosome 14, rEreImb1.hap1, whole genome shotgun sequence genome and encodes:
- the LOC144274770 gene encoding olfactory receptor 10A7-like, which produces MADTEQGNQTSLTEFILLGFGNIPKLQILLFLLILVIYIVTMAGNILIMVLVVTDQHLHTPMYFFLGNLSCLETCYTSALLPRMLASFLTGDRTISVGGCITQFYFVGFFAATECYLLAMMSYDRYLAICKPLHYATLMNGSFCLQLAAGSWINGLLASSIVMGMILQLTLCGPNEIDHFFCEFTEIINLYCNDIYHLELLITILSALFTLPPFALTGISYVCIISTILRIPSTSGRQKAFSTCSSHLIVVTIFYGTLIIVYLLPKSNTLRDLNKVFSVFYTVLTPMANPFIYSLRNKEVKEALRKKCQ